One genomic segment of Bos javanicus breed banteng chromosome 23, ARS-OSU_banteng_1.0, whole genome shotgun sequence includes these proteins:
- the BTN1A1 gene encoding butyrophilin subfamily 1 member A1 translates to MAVFPNSCLAGCLLIFILLQLPKLDSAPFDVIGPPEPILAVVGEDAELPCRLSPNVSAKGMELRWFREKVSPAVFVSREGQEQEGEEMAEYRGRVSLVEDHIAEGSVAVRIQEVKASDDGEYRCFFRQDENYEEAIVHLKVAALGSDPHISMKVQESGEIQLECTSVGWYPEPQVQWRTHRGEEFPSMSESRNPDEEGLFTVRASVIIRDTSMKNVSCCIRNLLLGQEKEIEVSIPASFFPRLTPWMVAVAVILVVLGLLTIGSIFFTWRLYKERSRQRRNEFSSKEKLLEELKWKRATLHAVDVTLDPDTAHPHLFLYEDSKSVRLEDSRQKLPEKPERFDSWPCVMGREAFTSGRHYWEVEVGDRTDWAIGVCRENVMKKGFDPMTPENGFWAVELYGNGYWALTPLRTPLPLAGPPRRVGVFLDYESGDIFFYNMTDGSHIYTFSKASFSGPLRPFFCLWSCGKKPLTICPVTDGLEGVMVVADAKDISKEIPLSPMGEDSASGDIETLHSKLIPLQPSQGVP, encoded by the exons ATGGCAGTCTTTCCAAACTCCTGCCTCGCAGGGTGTCTGctcattttcattctcctccagCTGCCCAAGCTGGATTCTG CTCCCTTTGACGTGATCGGACCCCCGGAGCCCATCCTGGCGGTGGTGGGTGAAGATGCAGAGCTGCCCTGTCGTCTGTCCCCCAACGTGAGCGCCAAGGGCATGGAGCTGCGCTGGTTCCGGGAGAAGGTCTCGCCTGCGGTGTTCGTGAGCCGCGAAGGGCAAGAGCAGGAGGGCGAGGAGATGGCTGAATACCGGGGAAGAGTGTCGCTGGTGGAGGACCACATCGCCGAGGGCAGCGTCGCTGTGAGGATACAGGAGGTCAAAGCCTCTGATGATGGGGAGTACCGATGCTTTTTCAGGCAGGACGAAAACTACGAAGAGGCCATTGTGCATCTGAAGGTGGCTG ctctgggCTCTGATCCTCACATCAGTATGAAAGTTCAAGAGAGTGGAGAGATTCAGCTGGAATGTACCTCAGTGGGATGGTACCCAGAGCCCCAAGTACAGTGGCGAACTCACAGGGGAGAAGAGTTTCCATCCATGTCAGAGTCCAGGAATCCTGATGAAGAAGGTTTGTTTACTGTGAGAGCTTCAGTGATCATCAGGGACACCTCTATGAAGAATGTGTCCTGCTGCATCCGGAACCTCCTTCTTGGCCAGGAGAAAGAAATAGAGGTTTCCATACCAG CCTCCTTCTTCCCAAGGCTGACTCCCTGGATGGTGGCTGTGGCTGTCATCTTGGTGGTCCTAGGACTTCTCACAATTGGGTCCATATTTTTTACCTGGAGACTATACAAGGAAAGATCCAGACAGAGGAGGAATGAATTCAGCTCTAAAG aGAAACTCCTGGAAGAGCTCA AATGGAAAAGGGCTACATTGCATGCAG tGGATGTGACTCTGGATCCAGAtactgcccacccccacctctttCTGTATGAAGATTCAAAATCTGTCCGACTGGAAGATTCACGTCAGAAACTTCCTGAGAAACCAGAGAGATTTGACTCCTGGCCCTGTGTGATGGGTCGTGAGGCCTTCACCTCGGGGAGACATTactgggaggtggaggtgggagacAGGACGGACTGGGCAATTGGGGTGTGTAGGGAGAATGTGATGAAGAAAGGATTTGACCCCATGACTCCCGAGAATGGGTTCTGGGCTGTGGAGCTCTATGGAAATGGGTACTGGGCTCTCACCCCACTGCGGACCCCTCTCCCACTGGCTGGACCCCCGCGCCGGGTTGGGGTTTTCCTTGACTATGAATCAGGAGACATCTTCTTCTACAACATGACTGATGGATCCCATATCTATACTTTCTCCAAGGCCTCTTTCTCTGGCCCCCTCCGGCCCTTCTTCTGCTTGTGGTCCTGTGGTAAAAAGCCCCTGACTATCTGCCCAGTCACTGATGGGCTTGAGGGAGTCATGGTAGTTGCTGATGCCAAGGATATTTCAAAGGAGATCCCACTGTCCCCCATGGGGGAGGACTCTGCCTCCGGGGATATAGAAACCCTCCATTCTAAACTAATCCCTCTCCAGCCCAGCCAAGGGGTGCCTTAA